A portion of the Corynebacterium ammoniagenes DSM 20306 genome contains these proteins:
- the leuS gene encoding leucine--tRNA ligase translates to MTNPSESTTHRYTPELANKIEQRWQKYWIDNGTFNAANPVGKLASDKPLPKDKLFVQDMFPYPSGAGLHVGHPLGYIATDVFARYNRMLGKNVLHTLGYDAFGLPAEQYAIQTGTHPRTTTMSNIENMRRQLGMLGLGHDQRRSVATTDPEFYKWTQWIFLQIYNAWFDEKQDKARPISELIEELEAGTRTTQDGADYNQLSKAEQAKAVDEFRLVYLSNSTVNWCPGLGTVLANEEVTADGRSDRGNFPVFRKNLSQWMMRITAYADRLLDDLELLDWTEKVKSMQRNWIGRSRGAEVTFDTQGHDIKVFTTRPDTLFGAEYMVLAPEHELVKELASTEDYGADINTKWTYGKTNPQEAIASYLKDIASKTELERQENKEKTGVFIGAYATNPVNGKQIPIFIGDYVLMGYGTGAIMAVPAHDTRDYEFATEFELPITEVVAGGDITQEAYTGEGTVVNSANDDGLDINGLSKQDAIVRTIEWLEDKGLGVEKIQYKLRDWLFARQRYWGEPFPIVYDEDGQAHALPESMLPIELPEVEDYQPVSFDPEDADSEPQPPLAKAEEWIKVELDLGDGTKTYYRDANVMPQWAGSSFYQLRYIDPVNDEAVVDIENERYWTGPRPEVHGPNDPGGVDLYVGGVEHAVLHLLYARFWHKVLYDLGHVSSKEPYRRLYNQGYIQAYAYTDSRGVYVPAENVEEKDGKFFYNGEQVNQEYGKMGKSLKNAIGPDDFCAEFGADTLRVYEMSMGPLDTSRPWATKDVVGAQRFLQRLWRLAIDENTGELTVTDAELNDEDLKQLNRTIAGIRDDYDNLRANTAVAKLIEYTNYLTKHYGKGVPRAAIEPALIMTAPVAPHIAEELWNKLGHDGTITFVDFPTFDEKWLKDDEIEIPIQVMGKVKSRVSVPADADEDTVLAAALADEKIVALIDGKNVVKKIYVPGRMVNLVVK, encoded by the coding sequence ATGACGAACCCTAGTGAAAGCACTACGCACCGCTATACCCCTGAGCTGGCGAATAAGATTGAGCAGCGTTGGCAAAAGTACTGGATTGATAATGGCACCTTTAATGCCGCCAACCCAGTGGGGAAATTAGCATCCGATAAGCCACTGCCTAAGGACAAGCTCTTTGTCCAAGACATGTTCCCTTATCCCTCCGGTGCGGGTCTTCACGTAGGGCACCCACTGGGCTATATCGCCACGGACGTCTTTGCGCGCTATAACCGCATGCTGGGCAAAAACGTTTTGCACACTTTAGGTTATGACGCCTTTGGCCTGCCGGCGGAGCAGTACGCCATCCAAACTGGCACGCACCCACGCACGACGACGATGTCCAATATTGAAAATATGCGTCGTCAGCTGGGCATGTTGGGGTTGGGCCATGATCAGCGTCGTTCGGTGGCCACGACGGATCCAGAATTTTATAAGTGGACCCAGTGGATCTTCCTGCAGATTTACAATGCCTGGTTTGATGAAAAGCAGGATAAGGCGCGTCCAATCTCCGAGCTCATCGAGGAATTAGAGGCCGGAACGCGCACCACCCAGGATGGGGCGGATTATAACCAGCTGAGCAAGGCTGAGCAGGCCAAGGCAGTTGATGAGTTCCGTCTGGTGTACCTATCTAATTCCACCGTGAACTGGTGCCCAGGTTTGGGTACCGTGTTGGCGAATGAGGAAGTAACCGCTGATGGTCGTTCGGATCGCGGTAATTTCCCGGTCTTTCGCAAAAACCTCAGCCAGTGGATGATGCGCATTACCGCCTACGCAGATCGTTTATTAGATGACTTGGAGCTGCTGGATTGGACCGAGAAGGTCAAGTCCATGCAGCGCAACTGGATTGGCCGCTCCCGCGGTGCAGAGGTTACTTTTGATACTCAAGGCCATGACATCAAGGTATTTACCACTCGTCCAGATACACTTTTTGGTGCGGAATACATGGTGCTGGCACCGGAGCATGAGCTGGTCAAGGAATTGGCCAGCACTGAAGACTACGGCGCGGATATCAACACCAAGTGGACCTATGGCAAGACCAATCCACAAGAGGCGATTGCTTCTTACCTGAAAGATATTGCGTCGAAGACGGAGCTGGAGCGCCAAGAGAATAAGGAAAAGACCGGTGTCTTCATCGGTGCTTATGCCACCAACCCGGTCAATGGCAAGCAGATTCCTATCTTCATTGGTGACTACGTGCTGATGGGCTACGGTACCGGCGCGATTATGGCCGTTCCGGCGCACGATACCCGTGACTATGAGTTCGCCACCGAGTTTGAGCTGCCCATTACGGAGGTTGTCGCCGGCGGTGACATCACCCAAGAGGCATATACCGGCGAGGGCACGGTGGTTAACTCCGCTAATGATGACGGACTTGATATCAATGGCCTGAGCAAACAAGACGCAATTGTCCGAACCATTGAGTGGTTGGAAGACAAGGGCTTGGGCGTGGAGAAAATCCAGTACAAGCTGCGCGATTGGCTCTTTGCCCGCCAACGCTACTGGGGTGAGCCTTTCCCGATCGTCTATGACGAAGACGGCCAGGCACACGCCCTGCCGGAGTCCATGCTGCCGATTGAACTGCCTGAGGTCGAGGACTACCAGCCGGTGTCCTTTGATCCGGAAGATGCTGATTCTGAGCCACAGCCACCTTTGGCAAAGGCCGAGGAGTGGATCAAGGTTGAGCTGGATCTGGGTGACGGGACAAAGACCTACTACCGGGATGCCAATGTCATGCCGCAGTGGGCAGGATCGTCGTTCTACCAGCTGCGCTACATTGACCCGGTCAATGATGAGGCAGTCGTAGATATTGAAAATGAGCGCTACTGGACTGGCCCGCGCCCAGAGGTGCACGGCCCGAATGATCCAGGTGGCGTGGACTTGTACGTCGGTGGTGTGGAGCATGCCGTGTTGCACTTGCTCTACGCGCGTTTCTGGCACAAGGTGCTCTATGACTTGGGCCATGTCTCCTCCAAGGAGCCATACCGCCGTTTGTACAACCAGGGTTACATCCAGGCCTATGCGTACACCGATTCCCGCGGCGTGTACGTGCCTGCCGAAAATGTGGAAGAAAAGGACGGCAAGTTCTTCTACAACGGTGAGCAGGTTAACCAGGAATACGGCAAGATGGGTAAGTCATTAAAGAACGCGATTGGCCCGGATGATTTCTGTGCTGAATTCGGTGCGGATACCCTGCGTGTGTATGAAATGTCCATGGGTCCATTGGATACGTCGCGTCCGTGGGCAACCAAGGATGTCGTGGGCGCGCAGCGCTTCTTGCAGCGCTTGTGGCGTTTGGCCATCGATGAAAATACCGGTGAGTTGACGGTAACGGATGCAGAGCTTAACGATGAAGATTTGAAGCAGCTTAACCGCACCATCGCCGGCATTCGCGATGACTATGACAATCTGCGTGCGAATACCGCTGTGGCGAAGTTGATTGAGTACACCAACTACCTGACTAAGCACTACGGTAAGGGCGTGCCACGTGCGGCGATTGAGCCAGCATTGATTATGACTGCGCCCGTTGCACCGCACATCGCAGAAGAGCTGTGGAACAAGCTCGGTCACGACGGCACCATCACCTTCGTTGACTTCCCAACCTTTGATGAGAAGTGGCTCAAGGACGATGAGATTGAGATTCCAATCCAGGTCATGGGCAAGGTCAAATCCCGCGTCTCTGTCCCAGCAGACGCCGACGAGGATACGGTGCTGGCCGCCGCGCTTGCCGATGAAAAGATCGTCGCGCTTATCGATGGCAAGAACGTGGTCAAGAAGATCTACGTTCCTGGCCGTATGGTCAATTTGGTTGTGAAATAA
- the catC gene encoding muconolactone Delta-isomerase, with the protein MLFLARMDVNFPDSLTPEQTADFQAREKEYSGNLQEKGIMRAIWRVVGEYANYSIFDVDDHDELHTILSGFPMFKYMDVKITPLSKHPNALKYYLHEG; encoded by the coding sequence ATGCTGTTTTTAGCCCGTATGGACGTTAACTTCCCTGATTCACTCACCCCTGAACAAACCGCTGACTTCCAGGCCCGCGAGAAGGAATACTCCGGCAACCTGCAAGAAAAAGGCATCATGCGCGCAATCTGGCGCGTTGTCGGCGAGTACGCCAACTACTCCATCTTTGACGTTGATGACCACGATGAGCTCCACACCATCCTCAGCGGCTTCCCCATGTTCAAGTACATGGATGTGAAAATAACCCCGCTATCCAAGCACCCGAACGCGCTGAAGTACTACCTTCACGAAGGTTAA
- a CDS encoding muconate/chloromuconate family cycloisomerase has translation MPAPIIEAIETRILDVPLIRPHKFATFTANEQPILLVQVKLSDGATGFGEGVVPGGAWWGGETVETMQAIVEKYLTPATIGRKASEISGIVHDWERHVANMRFAKAALEIALFDAYARSLNIPLADLLGGKFRDSLDCTWALGVLPLEQAVAEVEERIASHGHQSFKLKMGSGDPATDVSRIAELVDALEGRVSFRIDINARWDRLTSLRFLPVLAEAGVELFEQPTPADDLDTLREITQRIGVPVMADESVCSPADALAVVKKQAADVVAIKTTKLGGLIESKKTAAIAETAGLACHGATSLEGPFGTAASLHFCASTPAVTYGTELFGPMLLKETYVENDIEYRDGKVFVPEGPGTGVNPDWDQIDKFTRK, from the coding sequence ATGCCAGCACCCATTATTGAAGCTATCGAGACCCGAATATTAGATGTTCCACTAATCCGCCCGCACAAGTTCGCGACCTTTACCGCAAACGAGCAACCTATTTTATTAGTACAGGTCAAGCTGTCGGACGGCGCGACGGGATTCGGCGAAGGCGTCGTCCCGGGTGGCGCCTGGTGGGGCGGTGAGACGGTAGAGACCATGCAGGCTATCGTCGAAAAGTACCTGACACCAGCCACTATCGGACGCAAGGCTTCAGAAATTTCCGGCATCGTGCACGACTGGGAACGCCACGTTGCCAATATGCGCTTTGCCAAAGCGGCATTAGAGATTGCGCTTTTCGATGCCTATGCGCGCTCCTTAAACATCCCACTCGCTGACTTATTGGGCGGCAAGTTCCGCGATAGCCTGGATTGCACGTGGGCATTGGGGGTTTTGCCACTAGAGCAAGCAGTCGCTGAGGTCGAAGAACGCATTGCTTCGCATGGACATCAGTCCTTTAAGTTAAAGATGGGCTCTGGCGATCCAGCAACAGATGTCTCCCGCATTGCAGAGCTTGTCGATGCCCTCGAAGGCCGCGTCTCCTTCCGCATCGACATCAACGCCCGCTGGGACCGCCTAACTTCCCTACGCTTCCTGCCAGTCCTCGCCGAAGCCGGCGTGGAACTGTTTGAACAGCCAACCCCTGCCGATGACCTCGATACCCTGCGTGAGATTACCCAGCGCATTGGCGTTCCCGTCATGGCCGATGAGTCGGTCTGCTCCCCCGCTGACGCGCTCGCCGTGGTCAAAAAACAAGCTGCCGATGTTGTTGCCATTAAGACCACCAAGCTCGGCGGCCTCATCGAATCCAAAAAGACCGCCGCCATCGCGGAGACCGCCGGTCTCGCCTGCCACGGCGCCACCTCCTTGGAAGGCCCCTTCGGCACCGCCGCTTCCCTGCACTTCTGCGCCTCAACGCCTGCCGTTACCTACGGCACCGAGCTCTTCGGCCCCATGCTGCTGAAGGAAACCTACGTCGAAAACGACATCGAGTACCGCGACGGTAAAGTCTTCGTCCCCGAAGGCCCCGGCACCGGCGTCAACCCCGACTGGGACCAGATCGACAAGTTCACGCGAAAGTAG